Proteins from a single region of Chryseobacterium sp. W4I1:
- a CDS encoding helix-turn-helix domain-containing protein — translation MHDSLDEIERFIISKVKEIREQRGISQTSLSLAIGKSTSYISDIEAHSKTAKYNIKSLNLISKALGCSPKDFWPEQPILEEKYEFVKEIEIKKKS, via the coding sequence ATGCATGATTCTTTAGACGAAATAGAGCGATTTATAATTTCAAAAGTGAAAGAAATAAGGGAACAGCGAGGTATTAGCCAAACTTCACTTTCTTTAGCTATTGGTAAGAGTACAAGTTATATTTCAGATATTGAAGCGCATTCCAAAACAGCGAAATATAATATTAAAAGCTTAAACTTAATATCAAAAGCTTTGGGATGCTCTCCAAAAGATTTCTGGCCGGAACAGCCAATTTTGGAAGAGAAATACGAATTTGTAAAAGAGATAGAGATAAAGAAAAAATCCTAG
- a CDS encoding DUF5694 domain-containing protein yields MNFIKKNFTFLITLLFVTTTFGQVTKHKTKILLIGTIHFETPHLDTFELKTDDFLAPKRQKELEELTEILKRTNADKVMIEKPFNQQKQIDSLYNAYSQNKYTLTVSEREQIGFRLAKKLNLKHINSVDIFYGMKHDSLVSVTAKEKNQLYLLKELGTTANNLKLEFDNVVKRNSITEVLKYINTKELLQKNLSLYLKYIAKIGAGENYIGAESVSDWYLRNLAIYSNIITQINDNDKYVILIFGQGHIPILKHLLQNNDDFEVVEVNSVLK; encoded by the coding sequence ATGAATTTCATTAAAAAAAATTTTACATTTTTAATTACGCTTTTATTTGTAACCACAACTTTTGGACAAGTAACCAAACATAAAACCAAAATCTTATTAATCGGTACCATTCACTTCGAAACCCCTCATTTAGATACGTTTGAATTAAAGACTGACGATTTTTTAGCTCCGAAAAGACAGAAGGAACTGGAAGAACTGACCGAAATTTTGAAACGAACAAATGCTGATAAAGTGATGATAGAAAAACCATTCAATCAACAAAAGCAAATTGATAGTCTGTATAATGCCTATTCCCAAAACAAGTATACATTAACCGTTTCTGAACGAGAGCAAATTGGTTTTAGATTAGCTAAAAAATTAAATTTAAAACATATCAATTCTGTAGATATCTTTTATGGAATGAAGCATGACAGTTTGGTTTCTGTCACTGCTAAAGAAAAAAATCAGTTATATCTGTTAAAGGAATTAGGGACTACTGCGAACAACTTAAAACTTGAATTTGATAATGTAGTAAAACGAAATTCAATAACCGAAGTCCTAAAATATATCAACACAAAAGAACTTTTGCAGAAAAATTTATCATTGTACTTAAAATATATTGCAAAAATTGGTGCTGGAGAGAATTATATTGGTGCGGAATCAGTTTCTGATTGGTATTTGAGGAATTTAGCGATTTACTCTAATATCATTACTCAAATCAATGACAATGACAAATACGTTATCCTCATATTTGGACAGGGGCATATTCCTATATTAAAACACCTGTTGCAAAATAATGACGACTTTGAAGTGGTTGAAGTAAATAGCGTACTAAAATAA
- a CDS encoding DUF1496 domain-containing protein has product MCTYKNENYSEGSIIKFDDGHYYQCFDGSWRLHRLKKSDKVKLVSKQLIEEDKTFRYTYLCEFSNDNSRNFTVVSTNDTEAQILAIQEFEIICNDIQKTEKLIETLQIPTREMTEEIMQIPNIPTEMNGERMNYTNYSFYDDIYWSDDKLYGKWSQTLAGVCSGNTISGFFYRIQIISNPNIIDSCSGHYVAKIENQA; this is encoded by the coding sequence ATGTGTACTTACAAAAATGAAAATTACAGCGAAGGGTCTATTATTAAATTTGATGACGGACATTATTATCAATGCTTTGATGGATCTTGGAGACTCCATCGATTGAAAAAATCTGATAAAGTTAAATTAGTTTCTAAACAACTAATAGAAGAAGATAAGACATTCAGATACACCTATTTATGTGAGTTCTCTAATGACAATTCAAGAAACTTTACAGTAGTTTCAACAAATGACACCGAAGCGCAAATACTTGCAATTCAAGAATTTGAAATCATTTGCAATGACATTCAAAAGACAGAAAAGTTAATAGAAACACTTCAAATTCCTACAAGAGAAATGACTGAAGAAATTATGCAAATTCCAAATATCCCAACAGAAATGAATGGTGAAAGAATGAATTATACAAATTATTCATTTTATGACGATATCTATTGGAGTGATGATAAACTTTATGGTAAATGGTCGCAAACATTAGCAGGAGTTTGTTCGGGCAACACAATATCCGGATTTTTTTATAGAATTCAAATTATCTCTAATCCAAATATTATTGACAGTTGCAGTGGACATTATGTAGCAAAAATAGAAAATCAAGCATAA